The Gillisia sp. Hel_I_86 genome has a segment encoding these proteins:
- a CDS encoding TonB-dependent receptor: MNKILLFFTLVFAPWFLMAQQVNGTVTDNSGVPLPGVNVFEKSTTNGTTTDFDGNYTITVSENATLVFSYVGFEQTEEVVAGRATINVSLADGVSLGEIQIVGSRSPKRTATDTPVAIDVIDVAAISTQTGRIEVNELLQYAAPSFNANKQSGSDGADHIDPASLRGLGPDQTLVLINGKRRHQSSLINIFGTRGRGNTGTDLNAIPASAIKRIEILRDGASAQYGSDAIAGVINLVLNDEVGKFTGNVNYGFYNTNAEGDFPEGTPNTDGNRLDTERDGNQIGADKSFDGESVKVTANYGVGIGEGGFANFTTEYISKNKTLRPGFDFRRGFGEAAIDGFNFFGNVAIPLTDNSEFYAFGGRNYRDTDAFAFTRNNPTERNVVSIYPDGFTPRITSIITDNSVAAGFRTETESGWKIDVSNTWGKNFFHYYIKGTLNASLQDNSPTNFDAGGHSLSQNTVNLDFSKYYEDLLEGVNFAFGAEYKTENFVIFEGEEGSYATYDGTGSVNNAYDDVVRDVDGNPVLDMNDKTIPNPITALLPAGPGGSQGFPGYGPANEVDRSRSNVSFYVDGEFEFTDRFLVAAAARFEDYSDFGSTLNGKLATRFKLTDGVNLRGSVSTGFRAPSLAQIYYNLKFTNFVGGEALESLLSPNNSPVTASFGIGPLQEETAFNASLGFTANFGNFTATVDGYYIDIQDRIVLTGNFDAPQIENVEAAQFFANGADTKTMGLDIVLSHKVQLGEGTLTSSFIGNFNDMEITDVKNGALDEQTFFGERDKAFLLASAPDSKLILNLKYDINKFDVALGVNRFSEVKLLDFQTFEDVADYGTFEDQIAAATDTYGSKITTDLNLGYKISNNLKLNVGSNNLFNVYPDQQDDWSEGGGYWDSVQMGFGGAYYYAKLNLRF, from the coding sequence ATGAACAAAATTTTATTATTTTTTACCCTAGTATTTGCTCCCTGGTTCCTAATGGCACAGCAAGTTAATGGAACGGTTACAGACAACTCCGGCGTACCACTTCCAGGAGTAAACGTTTTCGAAAAGAGTACCACTAATGGTACAACAACAGATTTCGACGGAAATTACACCATCACGGTTAGCGAAAATGCCACACTGGTTTTTAGTTATGTTGGGTTTGAGCAAACCGAAGAAGTTGTTGCTGGAAGAGCTACAATAAATGTTTCTTTGGCAGATGGGGTTTCCTTGGGAGAAATTCAAATAGTAGGGTCTAGAAGCCCAAAACGTACAGCTACCGATACTCCTGTTGCGATAGATGTTATAGATGTAGCTGCTATATCCACCCAAACAGGTAGAATTGAAGTAAATGAATTGTTGCAGTACGCGGCTCCTTCATTTAATGCAAATAAGCAATCTGGATCGGATGGTGCAGATCATATAGACCCTGCTTCGTTAAGAGGTTTAGGACCAGATCAGACCTTGGTTTTAATAAATGGTAAAAGGAGGCACCAATCTTCATTAATCAACATTTTTGGAACAAGAGGTCGTGGTAATACGGGAACAGATTTAAATGCGATCCCAGCTTCAGCAATAAAAAGAATCGAGATCTTAAGAGATGGAGCTTCCGCACAATATGGATCTGATGCCATTGCGGGGGTTATAAATCTTGTATTGAATGATGAAGTTGGAAAATTTACCGGAAATGTAAATTATGGTTTCTATAATACGAATGCAGAGGGAGATTTTCCTGAAGGAACTCCAAATACAGATGGAAATAGATTGGATACCGAAAGAGATGGAAATCAAATTGGAGCCGATAAATCTTTCGATGGAGAATCTGTTAAAGTTACCGCTAACTATGGTGTTGGGATTGGAGAAGGTGGTTTTGCCAACTTCACGACAGAATATATAAGTAAAAACAAAACGCTTAGACCTGGATTCGATTTTAGAAGAGGTTTTGGAGAAGCGGCGATAGATGGATTTAATTTCTTCGGAAATGTAGCTATACCGTTAACCGATAATTCCGAGTTTTATGCTTTTGGGGGTAGAAATTATAGAGATACCGATGCATTTGCATTTACCAGAAACAATCCCACAGAGAGAAACGTTGTGAGTATTTACCCTGATGGGTTTACTCCAAGAATTACCTCTATAATTACCGATAATTCTGTTGCAGCAGGTTTTAGAACTGAAACTGAAAGCGGTTGGAAAATTGATGTAAGCAATACTTGGGGAAAGAACTTTTTCCATTATTATATTAAGGGAACTTTAAACGCTTCTTTGCAAGATAATTCACCAACTAATTTTGATGCCGGTGGACATAGTTTAAGCCAAAACACAGTTAATTTAGATTTCTCTAAGTATTATGAAGACTTATTGGAAGGTGTAAACTTCGCATTTGGTGCAGAATATAAAACTGAGAACTTCGTAATCTTCGAAGGAGAAGAAGGATCTTATGCCACTTATGATGGTACTGGGTCTGTTAACAATGCCTATGATGACGTTGTTAGAGATGTAGATGGAAATCCTGTTTTAGATATGAATGACAAAACTATTCCAAACCCTATTACAGCTTTATTACCAGCTGGACCTGGTGGATCTCAAGGTTTCCCTGGATATGGACCAGCGAATGAGGTAGATCGAAGCAGATCTAACGTCTCTTTTTATGTAGATGGGGAATTTGAATTTACAGATAGATTTTTGGTTGCGGCAGCAGCAAGGTTTGAAGATTACAGCGATTTTGGAAGCACACTTAATGGTAAGTTAGCAACGAGATTTAAGTTGACTGATGGTGTGAATTTAAGAGGATCTGTAAGTACAGGCTTCAGAGCTCCTTCATTAGCGCAGATTTATTACAACTTAAAATTCACCAATTTTGTAGGTGGAGAAGCATTAGAATCTTTATTGTCTCCTAATAATAGTCCGGTAACTGCATCTTTTGGAATTGGACCATTGCAAGAAGAAACTGCATTTAATGCCTCTTTAGGTTTTACAGCAAATTTTGGAAATTTCACGGCCACAGTAGATGGATATTATATAGACATTCAAGACCGTATAGTTTTAACAGGAAACTTTGATGCTCCACAAATAGAAAATGTTGAAGCTGCACAGTTCTTTGCAAATGGAGCGGATACTAAAACTATGGGATTAGACATTGTTCTTTCCCATAAAGTGCAATTGGGTGAAGGAACTTTAACTTCTAGCTTTATAGGAAACTTTAATGATATGGAGATTACCGATGTAAAAAATGGAGCACTAGATGAACAAACTTTCTTTGGAGAAAGAGATAAAGCGTTTTTATTAGCATCAGCCCCAGACAGTAAGTTGATCTTAAACTTAAAATATGACATCAATAAATTTGATGTTGCTTTAGGAGTGAATCGATTTAGTGAGGTGAAATTATTAGATTTCCAAACTTTTGAAGATGTTGCAGATTATGGAACTTTTGAGGATCAGATTGCAGCAGCAACAGATACTTACGGTTCTAAAATAACTACCGATCTAAATTTAGGATATAAAATAAGTAATAACCTAAAATTAAATGTTGGTAGTAACAACCTTTTCAACGTATATCCAGATCAACAAGATGACTGGAGTGAAGGTGGTGGATACTGGGATTCTGTCCAAATGGGCTTTGGTGGAGCATATTACTATGCTAAATTAAATCTTCGGTTCTAA
- the ychF gene encoding redox-regulated ATPase YchF, giving the protein MKAGIVGLPNVGKSTLFNCLSNAKAQSANFPFCTIEPNIGVVNVPDMRLQKLESLVHPERVLPATVDIVDIAGLVKGASKGEGLGNQFLGNIRETDAILHVLRCFEDDNIVHVDGSVDPVRDKETIDMELQLKDLETVDKKLEKVKRASRTGNKEAQKEEAALLKVKAGLEAGNSVRALELTDSEREEFIKNLQLITDKPVMYVCNVDEKAAVNGNEFVAQVKEAVKNENAEVIVLAVGTEADITELDDYEERQMFLQDIGLDEPGSAKLIRGAYRLLNLQTYFTAGVKEVRAWTIPVGSSAPQAAGVIHTDFEKGFIRAEVIAYEDFASFGSEAKVKEAGKMKVEGKEYIVKDGDVMHFRFNV; this is encoded by the coding sequence ATGAAAGCTGGAATTGTAGGATTGCCCAATGTTGGAAAATCAACGCTGTTTAATTGTTTATCTAATGCAAAGGCGCAAAGTGCAAACTTTCCTTTTTGTACCATAGAACCCAATATTGGGGTTGTAAATGTGCCGGATATGCGGCTCCAAAAATTGGAGTCCTTGGTACACCCAGAGCGTGTGTTGCCTGCAACTGTAGATATAGTAGATATTGCTGGTCTTGTTAAAGGAGCTAGTAAGGGTGAAGGTCTAGGAAATCAGTTTTTAGGAAATATTCGTGAAACCGATGCGATCCTTCATGTGTTGCGTTGTTTTGAAGACGATAATATTGTGCACGTAGATGGTTCTGTAGATCCTGTTAGAGATAAGGAAACCATAGATATGGAGCTTCAGCTAAAGGATCTTGAAACGGTGGATAAAAAATTGGAGAAGGTGAAAAGAGCTTCTAGAACGGGTAATAAGGAGGCTCAAAAAGAAGAAGCAGCTTTATTAAAAGTGAAAGCCGGTCTGGAAGCGGGAAATTCTGTAAGAGCATTGGAACTTACCGATTCGGAAAGAGAGGAATTTATAAAAAACCTGCAACTAATTACAGATAAACCGGTAATGTATGTGTGTAATGTAGATGAAAAAGCTGCTGTAAATGGGAATGAATTTGTAGCGCAGGTGAAAGAAGCTGTAAAAAATGAAAATGCGGAGGTTATAGTTTTGGCAGTAGGAACCGAAGCTGATATTACCGAGCTGGATGATTACGAAGAGCGCCAAATGTTTCTTCAGGATATTGGGTTGGATGAACCGGGTTCAGCAAAACTTATCCGTGGAGCCTACAGACTTCTTAATCTTCAAACTTATTTCACGGCAGGAGTTAAAGAAGTGAGAGCTTGGACAATACCAGTGGGGTCTAGCGCGCCACAGGCTGCAGGAGTGATACATACCGATTTCGAAAAAGGATTTATTCGTGCCGAGGTGATCGCTTATGAAGATTTTGCTTCTTTTGGGAGTGAAGCCAAAGTAAAAGAAGCTGGTAAAATGAAAGTAGAAGGGAAGGAATACATTGTTAAGGATGGAGATGTGATGCATTTTAGGTTTAACGTGTAG
- a CDS encoding GNAT family N-acetyltransferase — translation MNNIIYKSCTLEKELVNILELQNENHYSSLSAGEIVSQGFLTCTHSLELLRNLNDVAPHIIATSNNKVIAYLLTMTATAERDLPFLKPMFNEFRKIAYKDKTISGYNYLIVGQVCIAKGFRGQGILEENYHLYKTLYRDKFDFAITEIATRNERSLKAHKRIGFKEIHRYFSPEGEEWSIVILDW, via the coding sequence ATGAACAACATAATTTATAAATCTTGTACTTTAGAAAAGGAATTGGTGAATATTCTGGAATTGCAGAATGAAAACCATTATTCTTCTCTTTCTGCAGGAGAAATAGTATCTCAAGGGTTCTTGACCTGCACACACAGCTTGGAATTATTGAGGAATCTGAATGATGTCGCACCACATATTATTGCCACATCCAATAATAAAGTGATTGCATATCTACTTACGATGACAGCGACTGCCGAAAGAGATCTGCCTTTTTTAAAACCTATGTTCAATGAGTTTAGAAAAATAGCATATAAAGATAAAACGATATCAGGCTATAACTATTTAATTGTTGGGCAAGTTTGCATAGCAAAAGGTTTTAGAGGTCAAGGTATTTTAGAAGAGAACTATCACTTATATAAAACCCTTTACAGGGATAAATTCGATTTTGCAATCACTGAGATCGCTACTCGAAATGAACGTTCCCTAAAAGCTCATAAAAGAATAGGTTTTAAAGAAATCCATAGATACTTTTCTCCAGAAGGTGAGGAGTGGAGTATTGTAATTTTAGATTGGTAG
- a CDS encoding cation diffusion facilitator family transporter: MSRFETFELPDYLKPLLKKAKFLEWLTLLYLLSTIILMYLVMGSSQAMKTAWLEDALSTLPAISFLIATRFHNKTPNVNFPYGYHRVFSIAFLTGALALFGMGCFLAIDSAVSLISQDHPTIGSMMFMGNQIWMGWLMIAALVYSAIPSMILGYKKLPIAKKLHNKILYTDANTQKADYMTAFAAVLGILGVGLGFWWMDATAALFISISVIKDGFINLKDAIKDLMDRRPVHVDDSKPDELVDTIEELVNSWDWVIMANVRFREHGQVYFGEVFVVLAPDLDPSLYLETGIAEIKKLHWKINDITFMPVNSLPTNTG, encoded by the coding sequence ATGAGTCGTTTTGAAACCTTCGAATTACCCGACTATCTAAAGCCATTACTTAAAAAGGCGAAGTTCCTTGAATGGTTGACTCTGCTCTATCTACTTTCTACCATTATTTTGATGTATTTGGTGATGGGATCTTCTCAAGCAATGAAAACCGCATGGTTGGAGGATGCATTAAGTACTCTGCCCGCTATTTCATTTCTAATCGCTACTCGCTTTCACAATAAAACACCAAATGTAAATTTCCCTTACGGATATCACAGAGTATTCAGTATCGCATTTTTAACAGGTGCTTTAGCATTATTTGGAATGGGTTGCTTTCTGGCTATTGACTCTGCTGTTTCACTTATTTCCCAAGATCATCCTACCATTGGGTCTATGATGTTTATGGGAAATCAAATCTGGATGGGCTGGTTAATGATCGCGGCTTTGGTGTATAGTGCAATCCCTTCTATGATATTGGGATACAAAAAATTACCGATTGCAAAAAAATTGCACAATAAAATTTTATACACAGATGCCAATACCCAAAAAGCAGATTATATGACCGCATTTGCTGCAGTTCTTGGAATATTAGGCGTTGGTTTGGGTTTTTGGTGGATGGATGCCACCGCCGCACTATTTATATCTATCTCCGTTATAAAGGATGGTTTTATTAACCTAAAGGATGCCATCAAAGACCTAATGGACCGAAGACCGGTACATGTAGATGATTCTAAACCAGATGAATTAGTAGATACTATTGAGGAATTGGTTAATTCTTGGGATTGGGTAATTATGGCTAATGTTAGATTTAGGGAACATGGCCAGGTATATTTTGGAGAAGTATTTGTAGTGCTTGCCCCAGATTTAGATCCTTCTCTTTACTTAGAAACAGGTATAGCAGAGATCAAAAAGCTTCACTGGAAAATCAATGATATTACGTTTATGCCCGTTAATTCCTTGCCAACCAATACTGGATAG
- a CDS encoding substrate-binding periplasmic protein, which produces MNYKYILQNFYLFILLIFQFSCNIPKDQENTWENIQKDGLHIGVNSNPPYTFQKDSSYTGSEIELIQAFADKHKLKLTYEPGNETDLIDKLENYKIDILVGGFTKKTVWKEKVGLTAPYDKGGHVILIAKGENKLLYFLESFLFNLKLK; this is translated from the coding sequence ATGAACTATAAGTATATTCTTCAGAATTTTTATTTATTTATTCTATTAATATTTCAGTTTTCTTGTAATATCCCTAAAGACCAGGAGAATACTTGGGAAAATATTCAGAAGGATGGTTTGCATATTGGGGTTAACTCCAACCCTCCATATACATTTCAGAAAGATTCATCCTACACCGGCTCAGAAATAGAATTAATTCAAGCTTTTGCCGATAAGCATAAACTTAAGCTTACCTATGAACCTGGAAATGAAACCGATCTTATTGATAAATTGGAGAATTATAAAATTGATATTTTGGTGGGCGGATTTACCAAAAAAACAGTATGGAAAGAAAAAGTTGGCCTAACAGCTCCATATGATAAAGGAGGCCATGTGATTTTAATAGCGAAAGGTGAAAACAAATTATTGTATTTTTTGGAATCATTCCTTTTTAACCTCAAGTTAAAATGA
- a CDS encoding DNA topoisomerase IV subunit B — MIEETKYTEDNIRSLDWKEHIRMRPGMYIGKLGDGSTADDGIYILLKEVLDNSIDEFVMGTGKTIEISVQNQRVIVRDYGRGIPLGKVVDVVSKMNTGGKYDSRAFKKSVGLNGVGTKAVNALSSNFKVESTRDGRSKSAEFEQGNLMNEEELDETSRRRGTKVSFTPDEGIFKNFKYRNEYIEKMLKNYVYLNPGLTIIFNGQKFYSENGLKDLLGDSINEEDQLYPIIHLRGEDIEVALTHSKTQYSEEYHSFVNGQNTSQGGTHLIAYRESLVRTIREFFGKNYESSDIRKSVVTAISIKVMEPVFESQTKTKLGSTDMGGDLPTVRTYINDFLKKYLDNYLHKNPETAEKLQRKILQAERERKELSGIRKLAKDRAKKASLHNKKLRDCRIHLGDSKKERYLESTLFITEGDSASGSITKSRDVNTQAVFSLKGKPLNSYGLSKKIVYENEEFNLLQAALNIEESIADLRYNNIVIATDADVDGMHIRLLLITFFLQFFPELIKENHLYILQTPLFRVRNKKETIYCYSQLEKQQAQEKLAGKVEITRFKGLGEISPDEFKHFIGENIRLDPVMLDKEMSIEELLSFYMGKNTPDRQEFIIDNLKVELDLIEE; from the coding sequence ATGATCGAGGAAACCAAGTATACCGAAGATAATATTCGTTCTTTAGATTGGAAGGAGCACATTAGAATGCGCCCTGGAATGTATATTGGAAAACTTGGTGACGGTTCTACTGCAGATGATGGCATCTATATTCTTCTTAAGGAAGTTTTGGATAACAGTATCGATGAATTTGTGATGGGAACGGGGAAGACCATTGAGATCTCCGTTCAAAATCAGCGTGTTATTGTTCGGGATTATGGTCGCGGGATTCCATTGGGAAAAGTGGTAGATGTAGTTTCTAAAATGAATACCGGGGGTAAGTATGACTCCAGGGCATTCAAGAAATCGGTTGGTTTAAATGGGGTTGGAACAAAAGCTGTTAATGCGCTATCTTCTAATTTTAAAGTAGAATCCACCAGGGATGGAAGATCTAAATCTGCAGAATTTGAGCAGGGGAATTTAATGAATGAAGAAGAACTTGATGAAACCTCTAGACGCCGTGGCACAAAGGTTTCGTTCACTCCAGACGAAGGCATCTTCAAAAACTTTAAATATCGTAATGAGTATATCGAAAAGATGCTCAAAAATTATGTGTATTTAAATCCTGGCCTTACTATCATCTTTAATGGGCAAAAATTTTATTCAGAAAATGGATTAAAAGACCTTCTGGGGGATAGTATTAATGAAGAAGATCAACTTTATCCAATCATTCATCTTAGAGGGGAAGATATTGAGGTTGCACTTACACATAGTAAAACCCAATATTCTGAAGAATATCATTCATTTGTAAATGGACAAAACACCTCTCAAGGGGGAACGCATTTAATAGCCTATAGGGAATCATTGGTAAGAACGATCCGGGAATTCTTCGGGAAGAACTATGAATCTTCCGATATTCGAAAATCGGTAGTGACTGCAATAAGCATAAAAGTGATGGAGCCAGTCTTTGAAAGTCAAACGAAGACAAAGTTGGGTTCTACAGATATGGGTGGAGATTTGCCTACTGTGCGGACATATATAAACGATTTTCTGAAAAAATACTTGGATAACTACCTCCATAAGAATCCAGAAACTGCCGAGAAATTACAACGAAAGATCTTGCAAGCGGAGCGCGAGCGCAAAGAATTATCCGGAATTAGAAAACTAGCAAAGGATCGGGCCAAAAAAGCTAGTTTGCACAATAAAAAGCTTCGGGATTGTAGAATTCATTTGGGGGACAGTAAAAAGGAAAGGTATTTAGAATCTACACTTTTTATAACAGAGGGAGATTCTGCGAGTGGTAGTATCACTAAATCAAGGGATGTAAATACACAGGCTGTTTTCAGTTTAAAAGGAAAACCGTTGAATAGTTATGGCCTTTCCAAAAAGATCGTATACGAGAATGAAGAATTCAATTTATTGCAAGCGGCATTAAATATAGAGGAATCTATTGCAGATTTACGATATAACAATATTGTAATCGCAACCGATGCCGATGTGGATGGAATGCATATTAGGTTGTTATTAATTACTTTTTTCCTTCAGTTCTTTCCGGAACTTATTAAGGAAAACCATTTATATATCTTGCAAACCCCGTTATTTAGGGTTCGGAACAAAAAGGAAACAATATATTGCTACAGTCAGTTGGAAAAACAACAAGCGCAGGAAAAATTAGCCGGGAAAGTAGAGATTACACGATTTAAAGGACTTGGAGAGATCTCTCCAGACGAATTCAAGCATTTTATTGGAGAAAATATTAGATTGGATCCTGTAATGTTGGACAAGGAAATGTCTATTGAAGAATTGTTGAGTTTTTATATGGGCAAAAATACGCCAGACAGGCAGGAATTTATAATAGATAATTTAAAAGTCGAACTCGATTTGATAGAGGAATAG
- a CDS encoding DNA gyrase/topoisomerase IV subunit A — MDLEYQDNSQEAPEEQEQSKETLIRVTGMYKDWFLDYASYVILERAVPAVEDGFKPVQRRIMHSMKDLDDGRYNKVANIVGHTMQYHPHGDASIGDAMVQVGQKDLLIDMQGNWGNVFTGDRAAAPRYIEARLSKFALEVIYNPKITNWQLSYDGRKKEPVNLPVRFPLLLAQGAEGIAVGLSTRILPHNFMELIDASIKHLKGKNFKLFPDFPTGGEADVSNYNDGKRGGKVRVRAKISQYEKNVLAITEIPFGTTTTSLIESILKANDKGKIKIKRIEDNTAEFVEILIYLPPNVSPDKMIDALYAFTTCENSISPLGCVIIDNKPIFLGVSEMLKLSTDHTLSLLKRDLEIRLEEFEEQWHFASLERIFIENRIYRDIEEEETWEGVIKAIDNGLKPHITHLKRAVTEEDITRLTEIRIKRISKFDIDKAQQKIDSLEDEIAQVKHHLDHLIDFAIAYFTRLKKEYGAGRERKTELKLFDDIEASKVAMHNTKLYVNRKEGFIGTSLKKDEFVADCSDIDDIICFTADGTMMVTKVDSKTFIGKDIIHVAVFKKKDKRTIYNLIYRDGKGGSSYIKRFAVTSITRDREYPVSQGKKDSKILYFSANPNGEAEVVTVYLRQVGSIKKLKFEVDFADMAIKGRNVKGNIVTKYAVKKIELKEEGVSTLKPRRIWFDDSVKRLNVDERGELLGEFKGEDRLLLITQDGVAKTIKPELTTRFDDEFIVLEKWSPKKPISAIYWEAEKERYYVKRFLMENEDRDEQFIGDHEKSYLELVSTDYIPQVELVFSKIRGKDARENQIINIEEFISVKGIKALGNQLTTEKIKQINLLDPVPYEVEEVVLEELEVLEEEVVDGEEGKKEESASDVSSKVKNNGEESQTKLFDE; from the coding sequence ATGGATTTAGAATATCAAGATAATTCCCAAGAAGCACCAGAGGAACAGGAGCAGTCTAAAGAAACACTTATTCGGGTTACAGGAATGTACAAAGATTGGTTTTTGGATTATGCTTCCTATGTAATTTTAGAACGTGCCGTTCCCGCTGTAGAAGATGGTTTTAAACCAGTACAGCGCAGGATCATGCATTCCATGAAAGATCTGGATGATGGGAGATATAACAAAGTTGCCAATATCGTTGGCCATACCATGCAGTATCACCCGCATGGGGATGCGAGTATTGGGGATGCCATGGTGCAGGTGGGGCAAAAGGATCTTTTAATAGATATGCAAGGGAACTGGGGAAATGTTTTTACCGGGGACCGTGCAGCTGCACCTAGATATATTGAAGCTAGACTGTCCAAATTTGCTTTGGAGGTCATTTATAATCCCAAGATAACCAATTGGCAATTATCCTACGATGGTAGGAAAAAGGAGCCGGTAAATCTACCTGTTAGATTTCCATTATTGCTTGCGCAAGGGGCAGAGGGAATTGCGGTTGGATTAAGTACCCGCATTTTACCTCACAATTTTATGGAGCTTATAGATGCTTCCATAAAACATTTAAAAGGCAAGAATTTTAAATTATTTCCAGATTTCCCTACTGGTGGAGAAGCAGATGTTTCAAATTACAATGATGGCAAACGGGGTGGAAAGGTAAGGGTTCGGGCAAAAATTTCCCAATATGAGAAGAATGTATTGGCTATAACAGAGATACCCTTTGGTACCACAACCACTTCTTTAATAGAATCTATCTTAAAAGCTAACGATAAAGGCAAGATAAAGATCAAGCGAATTGAAGACAACACTGCAGAGTTTGTAGAAATATTGATCTATTTGCCGCCAAATGTGTCTCCAGATAAAATGATAGATGCATTATATGCATTCACGACTTGCGAGAATTCAATTTCTCCCTTAGGCTGTGTGATCATAGATAATAAACCGATCTTTCTTGGGGTTTCCGAAATGCTGAAACTGTCTACAGACCATACGCTTAGTCTGCTGAAAAGGGATTTGGAAATCAGGCTGGAAGAATTTGAAGAACAATGGCATTTTGCTTCATTGGAACGAATTTTTATAGAAAACAGGATCTATCGGGATATTGAAGAAGAAGAGACCTGGGAAGGAGTTATAAAGGCCATTGATAATGGTTTAAAGCCACATATCACCCATTTAAAACGTGCGGTGACCGAAGAGGATATTACCAGGTTAACAGAAATTAGAATTAAGCGTATCTCTAAATTCGATATAGATAAAGCACAACAAAAAATTGATTCCCTAGAAGATGAAATAGCACAGGTAAAACATCATTTGGATCATCTTATAGACTTTGCTATTGCCTATTTTACAAGGTTAAAAAAGGAATATGGAGCAGGAAGGGAACGTAAGACAGAGCTTAAACTGTTTGATGATATAGAAGCTTCTAAAGTAGCTATGCACAACACAAAGCTCTATGTAAACAGGAAAGAGGGTTTTATAGGAACCTCCTTAAAGAAAGATGAGTTTGTTGCAGATTGTTCAGATATCGATGATATCATTTGCTTTACGGCAGATGGAACAATGATGGTCACCAAGGTAGACTCCAAAACGTTTATTGGGAAAGATATTATTCATGTGGCAGTCTTTAAAAAGAAGGATAAACGCACGATCTATAATTTGATCTATCGTGATGGCAAAGGAGGTTCTTCTTATATAAAAAGATTTGCGGTTACTTCTATAACGAGAGATCGGGAATATCCTGTTTCTCAAGGTAAAAAAGATTCCAAGATCCTTTATTTTTCAGCAAATCCCAATGGAGAAGCGGAGGTGGTCACGGTTTATTTAAGGCAGGTAGGCAGTATCAAAAAACTTAAGTTTGAAGTAGACTTTGCAGATATGGCGATAAAAGGCCGAAATGTGAAAGGAAATATTGTTACCAAGTACGCAGTTAAAAAGATAGAACTGAAAGAAGAAGGGGTTTCTACCCTAAAACCTCGTAGAATTTGGTTCGATGATAGTGTAAAGAGGTTAAATGTAGATGAGCGTGGGGAGTTGCTTGGGGAATTTAAGGGAGAAGACAGGCTGTTGCTTATTACCCAAGACGGGGTTGCCAAGACCATTAAACCTGAATTGACAACTAGGTTCGATGATGAATTCATCGTTCTGGAAAAATGGTCTCCTAAAAAACCTATTTCAGCAATTTACTGGGAGGCAGAGAAAGAACGTTATTATGTAAAGAGGTTCTTGATGGAAAACGAAGACCGGGATGAGCAGTTTATAGGAGATCATGAAAAGTCTTATTTGGAACTGGTTTCTACAGATTATATTCCACAAGTTGAGCTTGTCTTTTCTAAAATAAGGGGAAAGGATGCCAGAGAAAATCAAATAATCAATATTGAAGAATTTATTTCGGTAAAGGGGATTAAAGCCCTTGGAAATCAGCTTACCACGGAAAAAATAAAACAAATAAATTTATTGGATCCCGTGCCTTATGAGGTAGAAGAAGTGGTTCTTGAGGAATTGGAAGTTTTGGAAGAGGAAGTTGTCGATGGAGAAGAAGGTAAGAAGGAAGAAAGCGCTTCTGATGTATCATCGAAAGTGAAAAATAATGGCGAGGAAAGTCAAACAAAATTATTTGATGAGTAA